GGATCAGCCGAGCGCCAACTCGCCATACCTGCAGGGCGCGTTCATCGCGATGGATCCCACGACCGGCGCCATTCGCGCGCTCGTCGGCGGCCGTGACTTCGACGACAGCAAGTTCGATCGCGCCGTTCAGGCGGTGCGCCAGCCGGGATCGACGTTCAAGCCGATCGTGTACGCCGACGCCATTCAGAATGGCCGCCCGCTGTCGTACATCCTCGACGACTCGCCGCTCACCGTGCAGATCGGCCCCGGCGACACGTGGACGCCGCAGAACTACGAGAACGATTTCACCGGCAAGATTCCCATGCGCCGCGCGCTCTATCAGTCGCGCAACGTGCCGACCATTCGGTTGGGCATCGAGCTCGGGACGCAGAGCGTGATCGACGAAGCGCGCAAGTTCGGCATCACGACGCCGATCCCCGGCTATCCGTCGATCTTCATCGGCGCGGCCGACGTGTATCCGATCGAGCTCGTCGCCGCGTACTCGACCTTCGCCACGCTGGGCACCCGCGCCGCGCCGATCGCGATCACACGCGTCGAAGATCAGAAGGGCAATGTGCTGTGGGAGCCGCAGCCGCAGACGACTCCGGTGCTGTCGCCCGAGGAAGCCTGGCTCATGGTCAGCGTCATGAAGGACGTGGTGCAGCGCGGTACCGCGGCAGGGAGCGTCGGCTCGCAGTTCCACTATCCCGCCGGCGGCAAGACGGGAACGACCAACGACGGCACCAACGTCTGGTACGTCGGCTACACGTCGGATCTCGTGGCCGGCGTGTGGATGGGGTTCGACAAGCCGCAAAAGATCAAGGCGAACGCGCAGGGCGGCATTCTCGCGGCGCCCGTGTGGACGGCGTTCATGACCGAGGTTTACAAGAAACGCCCCGCGCCGCGCGACTGGCCAATGCCCGCCGACATCGTCACGCGACAGATCGACTTCAGCACCAACATGCTCGCGACGCCCTATTGTCCGCGGTCGCTGGTCGGCAATGAGTTCTTCATTCCGGGCACCGACCCGATTCTGCAGTGCGACGTGCACACCGGTGGGTTGTATCCGGATACGTCTGGCGTCGGCGCGCTGTATCCCCCGGGCACGAATCCCCCGAGTGCATACCCGCCCGGCTCATATCCGACGGGCGGTCCGCCGCGTCCGGGCATTGATTCCGGCCGCGCGCCGGGTACCACGGTGGTCGTGCCGGGGCAGACGGCGCCGATCCAGCCGGGCCGGCCGCAGCCACGCGACACCTCGCGTCGCTACCGCGACAGTTCCATCTTTAGCCTGCCGCCGCGCGATTCCACGACGCGTCCGCGGCCGCGTGATACGACGCGGATCGATACGACGCGCGTTCGGCCTCGCCCGGACACCACCCGCCCTCGGCCGGACACCATCCGGCCGCGGCCGGATACACTAAAGTTGAATTAAAGAACGATTATTAATCAATCATGAACTGGCAGCCAGTTGACTGCCACGCCCACTCCACGTTTTCCGACGGCGCGCTCACCATCGACGAGGTGGTCGAGCGCGCCGCCGCATTGGGCGTCGTGCCGTCTCTCGCCGATCACATCTCGCGCGACGTGTCCCGAACCATCGAGAGCGTCGATGAAGTGCGGGAATACCTCGACGCGCTCGAACGGCACCCCATCCTCCGCGGTGGCGAGTTCTGTTATCACGACCATCTGTGGCGCGAGATCCCGGACGACGTCGTCCGCCGCTTCACCCACCGCGTCGGGTCGCTCCACGCGATCGGGTTGCCGGACGGCAGACTGTTGCACGTGTTCTCGCGACGGGACCTGGTCGATCTCTCGCCGGCCGAGTACATGGAGGCGCACATCGCGTATCTGGAGCGGTTTGCGAGCGAGATGCCGGTCGACATTCTCGCGCATCCCACGCTCGTCGCGATGAAGTTCCGCACCGTGAGCGCGCACGACCTGTGGACCGAAGCGCACGAGACACGGCTCGTCGACGCGCTCTACCAGGGCGGGATCGCTTTCGAGATCTCGAATCGTTACACCCCGCACGAGCGCCTGGTCCGCCGCGCGCACGAGCGCGGCGTGCGAATCTCGCTCGGATCCGACGGCCACACGCGCGAGCAGGTCGCCGACGTCGCTCGGCCGTTGGCGCTGGCCCGGAAGATCGGCGTGCGCGACGAGGATCTGTACGATCCGCGCCGCCACGGATCGAAGACGACGCGCCGCGCCGCGTAAAGCGCATGATCCGCTACCGCGCTCGCTGGATCGTTCCGATCGCCGAGCCGCCGATCGCCGACGGCGTGGTCGCGGTCGACGGCGGCCGCATCACGTTCGTCGGCACCGCCGCCGATGCACCTTCAGCCGACGAGACTGATTTGGGCGACGTCCTGCTCATGCCGGGCCTCGTGAACGCGCACTGTCACCTCGAGCTCACCGCAATGCGCGGCTTCCTCGAGGATCTCGATTTCCGGCGATGGATTCTGCGCCTGACCAACGCGCGCCGCGCCCTCTTCGATCGCGATGCGCTGCTCGATTCCGCGCGCTACGGGATCGAGGAAGGCCTGCTGAGCGGCGTGACGTCGTACGCCGACACGTGCTCGTCGGGCGTCGTCATGCAAGCGATGCGCGAAGCCGGCGTGCGCGGGATCATGTATCAGGAAGTGTTCGGGCCGGATCCGGCGCAGGTTGCGGAGTCGATGGCGGTGCTCCGCGAACAGGTGGCGGGACTGCGGTATCTCGAGACGCCGCGCCTGCGCGTCGGCATATCGCCGCACGCGCCGTACACGGTCTCGGACGATCTCTTTCGCGCCGCCGTCGATTTCGCGCGCACGCAGCATCTGCGTATGGCCGTACACATCGCGGAGAGCGAGGTCGAACGCGAGCTGGTCGTCGACGCGCGGGGCTCGTTCGCCGAAGGACTGCGCCGCCGCGGCATCGCCGTATCGCCGCGC
This genomic interval from Gemmatimonadaceae bacterium contains the following:
- a CDS encoding PBP1A family penicillin-binding protein, whose protein sequence is MAFPFTRRFRERHPGFTRGLALTLCFLASFGLGFAYASWAMVCRAGRCPSAAALDDYEPHQTSKLYAADGRYITELGLEKRTLVKFADIPPLVRQAFITTEDKRFYQHSGVDWASVPRALAVDLRSRNFDEGFSTITMQLARNIFPERLSREKTLIRKLKEAKVARAIEQRYTKELGSRTAAKQRILELYVNQINFGSGAYGIETAAQRYFGKSVKDLNVAEAATLAALPKSPTRYNPRLYPDRAVQRRNTIISMMRDDGVIDASTASQAQAYPLRLAARVEAGDIAPYFVEWIREQLDDKFGKQLYEQGLKVYTTLDLDMQSAAERALERQIRAIEAGRYGAYPHRSYESYVAHLSNTDADQPSANSPYLQGAFIAMDPTTGAIRALVGGRDFDDSKFDRAVQAVRQPGSTFKPIVYADAIQNGRPLSYILDDSPLTVQIGPGDTWTPQNYENDFTGKIPMRRALYQSRNVPTIRLGIELGTQSVIDEARKFGITTPIPGYPSIFIGAADVYPIELVAAYSTFATLGTRAAPIAITRVEDQKGNVLWEPQPQTTPVLSPEEAWLMVSVMKDVVQRGTAAGSVGSQFHYPAGGKTGTTNDGTNVWYVGYTSDLVAGVWMGFDKPQKIKANAQGGILAAPVWTAFMTEVYKKRPAPRDWPMPADIVTRQIDFSTNMLATPYCPRSLVGNEFFIPGTDPILQCDVHTGGLYPDTSGVGALYPPGTNPPSAYPPGSYPTGGPPRPGIDSGRAPGTTVVVPGQTAPIQPGRPQPRDTSRRYRDSSIFSLPPRDSTTRPRPRDTTRIDTTRVRPRPDTTRPRPDTIRPRPDTLKLN
- a CDS encoding amidohydrolase family protein; protein product: MIRYRARWIVPIAEPPIADGVVAVDGGRITFVGTAADAPSADETDLGDVLLMPGLVNAHCHLELTAMRGFLEDLDFRRWILRLTNARRALFDRDALLDSARYGIEEGLLSGVTSYADTCSSGVVMQAMREAGVRGIMYQEVFGPDPAQVAESMAVLREQVAGLRYLETPRLRVGISPHAPYTVSDDLFRAAVDFARTQHLRMAVHIAESEVERELVVDARGSFAEGLRRRGIAVSPRARSSIELLHALGVLELEPLLIHCVRVDEQDIARIAQSRSSVAHCPVSNAKLGHGVAPLDEMLGAAIAIGLGSDSMASNNRMDLLEEARVALLSQRARTLSFETPTANEMLELATIGGAQAIGIGDVVGTLEVGKEADLAAFPLDAIGPTQDPVTAAVFSVAAARARFVSVAGQVLVRDGTLVAPRPGLADRMRDLGEKLAEWLASGGEMKGVV